A region of Dictyostelium discoideum AX4 chromosome 1 chromosome, whole genome shotgun sequence DNA encodes the following proteins:
- the elmoF gene encoding engulfment and cell motility ELM family protein, which translates to METQDTLTMIDLTSSVPSLSLSNVIQQQNEVIESENKNVNTELLTLSTQTVISFVYCNRQASLFNLLTQMLTTNTFSPINPSVEIPFQPSPYPSTIHNNSSTSINQSSSPSSSSSTTPSSSTQSSPILQGNNNNITGKPSLMFNILDKAINAISHQYKKNFYIHILEKPISSPNLISTNPNNNSNNNNNNNNNTAEDHDKLVAGCLSFINHMLSSAPSYFDFERYRQVLSSQGVNEVIKTFVKSVNPNVRLELLHYQKHKINGIKASKQTSIFLDRQNVLSFLNRLCKMSFPNNGGDSPTTNEEKMKLLGFETDDLHLELQSTGLLGIRNMIYFCARYFRIYDEILKAQIKKFKEININNNNNSNNNDENNNNNNNNNNNNNNNNNNNNNNNNNSDNVENNNNNNVENEDDSYYSFSRVGFTLTNLIFELYIEDENLYEIIFDQDDWFEELFCISFELFDEIWEREGTCQEDYIPVLHKTRAVLSRIKWTNPSSIASFQKTLGCVLDEMWSKTNDLKEEKEMNARAGGLSDSIMGVPHGNANGGSGASGNLRFKKFFNEKFKQYRKSTDSINSDGSEAIFQPPPQSPQSQQQSQQQTQQTQQPASPLQTSSSSDIQKSPVPHKINTKSMSFKKLFSDLKSAETERKNSLTGSNGITDGGDSNPNSGAEVLSLPNTPRYLGGDNDNEGSENGSSSSFSFEKLSRKLRSGSSSIKDKSSSPKFNSLTGELTMNISSSSSLEGNQQQQQQQSTNSSTTSPNVSPYLQSVTTTTTNTTTATTTTDDQSQQQVPPQFNIDDGKRSLKSSGNSIYKSVKKAMSNLGEKGKDIGKKVKSKKEKKKKSKQQVEHSFEDDCNNSANNSSYNNSPYIIPGDLELPTNFRPSLDLDFDKNSDSSYEDSENETNTLDDIQSIDSSSNNNSNNNSNNNSSSNLNNNSTSSINLMNDQSLQSVQQPQPQQQQQQQQQQQQPIVEQQPQANLEKEQNNSSTQVTPIISSAKLDVNEKLESIPTVIIEPIDDDNNNNGINRSISDQSLTDAMSLNYQITQKQKSRLSTDENQNQNNNNNKLSDNSSNEQHPVSPSYPRRQINIINGGGGSAGRNSTLNSGSSSLSKKPVLSRAPIPSVFSSSSHNPPAMVKSPSIKHLVTFFEVKSSELKDNSSTVSGSVNNNLNVGIPQLKREKSFKSDF; encoded by the exons atggaaacTCAAGATACATTGACAATGATTGATTTAACATCAAGTGTACCAAGTTTATCATTATCGAAtgtaattcaacaacaaaatgaagTTATTGAatctgaaaataaaaatgtaaataccGAATTATTGACATTATCAACTCAAACCGTTATATCATTTGTATATTGTAATAGACAagcatcattatttaatttgttaACTCAAATGTTAACAACCAATACATTCTCACCAATTAATCCATCTGTTGAAATTCCATTTCAACCATCTCCATATCCATCAACAATTCATAACAATTCGTCAACATCAATTAatcaatcatcatcaccatcatcatcatcaagtaCAACACCATCCTCTTCGACTCAATCTTCACCAATTTTAcaaggaaataataataatattactgGTAAACCATCTTTAATGTTTAATATTTTGGATAAAGCAATTAATGCAATTTCACACCaatataaaaagaatttttatattcatatacttgaaaaaccaatttcttctccaaatttaatttcaaccaatcctaataataatagcaataataataataataataataataatactgcAGAAGATCATGATAAATTAGTTGCAGGTTGtttatcatttataaatCATATGTTAAGTTCTGCTCCATcctattttgattttgaaagatATAGACAGGTTTTAAGTTCTCAAGGTGTAAATGAAGTTATAAAG aCATTTGTAAAAAGTGTTAATCCAAATGTTAGATTAGAATTATTACATTATCAAAAACATAAAATTAATGGTATAAAAGCATCAAAACAAAcatcaatatttttagataGACAAAATGTTTTATCGTTTTTAAATAGATTATGTAAAATGTCATTTCcaaataatggtggtgattcACCAACTACAAATGAagagaaaatgaaattacttGGTTTTGAAACTGATGATTTACATTTAGAATTACAATCAACTGGTTTATTAGGTATTAGAaatatgatttatttttgtgcacgttattttagaatttatgatgaaattttaaaagctcaaattaaaaaatttaaagaaattaatataaataataataataatagtaataataatgatgaaaataataataataataataataataataataataataataataataataataataataataataataataataatagtgacaatgttgaaaataataataataataatgttgaaaatgaagatgattcatattattcattttcaagAGTTGGTTTTAcattaacaaatttaatttttgaattgtatATAGAAGATGAAAATTTATATGAAATTATATTTGATCAAGATGATTGGTTTGAAGAGTTATTTTgtatttcatttgaattatttgatgaaatttGGGAAAGAGAAGGAACATGTCAAGAGGATTATATACCAGTTTTACATAAAACTCGTGCAGTTTTATCAAGAATAAAATGGACAAATCCATCATCAATTGCATCTTTTCAAAAGACATTAGGTTGTGTATTGGATGAGATGTGGAGTAAaacaaatgatttaaaagaagaaaaagaaatgaatGCTCGTGCTGGTGGTTTAAGTGATAGTATTATGGGTGTACCACATGGTAATGCtaatggtggtagtggtgctAGTGGTAATTtaagatttaaaaagttttttaatgaaaagtTTAAACAGTATAGAAAATCAACAGATTCTATAAATTCAGATGGTAGTGAAGCTATTTtccaaccaccaccacaatcgccacaatcacaacaacaatcacaacaacaaacacaacAAACACAACAACCAGCATCACCATTacaaacatcatcatcatctgatATTCAAAAATCACCAGTACCacataaaattaatacaaaatcaatgagttttaaaaaattattttcagatTTAAAATCAGCAGAAACTGAAAgaaaaaattcattaacaGGAAGTAATGGAATTACCGATGGTGGAGATAGTAATCCAAATAGTGGTGCTGAAGTACTTTCATTACCAAATACACCACGTTATCTCGGTGGTGACAATGATAATGAAGGTTCAGAAAAtggttcatcatcatcattttcatttgagaAATTATCAAGAAAATTAAGATCTggttcatcatcaattaaagataaatcatcatcaccaaaattCAATTCATTAACTGGTGAATTAACAATGaatatttcatcatcatcatcattagaaggtaatcaacaacaacaacaacaacaatcaacaaactcttcaacaacatcaccaaatGTATCACCTTATTTACAATCagttacaacaacaacaaccaataccACTACtgccactactactactgatgatcaatcacaacaacaagtaCCACCACAATTTAATATAGATGATGGTAAAAGATCATTGAAATCAAGTGGTAATTCAATTTATAAGAGTGTTAAAAAAGCAATGTCAAATTTAGGTGAAAAAGGTAAAGATATAGGTAAAAAAGTAAAgagtaaaaaagaaaagaaaaagaaatcaaaacaaCAAGTTGAACACTCATTTGAAGATGATTGTAACAATAGTGCCAATAATAgtagttataataatagtccaTACATTATTCCAGGTGATTTAGAATTACCAACTAATTTTAGACCATCATTGGATTtagattttgataaaaattcaGATTCCTCTTATGAAGATTCTGAAAATGAAACAAATACTCTTGATGatattcaatcaattgatagtagtagtaataataatagtaataataatagtaataataatagttcatcaaatttaaataataatagtacttcaagtattaatttaatgaatgatcaatcattacaatctgtacaacaaccacaaccacaacaacaacaacaacaacaacaacaacaacaacaaccaattgtagaacaacaaccacaagcaaatttagaaaaagaacaaaataattcatcaacTCAAGTTACACCAATTATTTCATCAGCAAAATTAGATGTTAATGAGAAATTAGAATCAATACCAACAGTAataattgaaccaattgatgatgataataataataatggtattaatAGATCAATATCTGATCAAAGTTTAACTGATGCAATgtcattaaattatcaaatcacacaaaaacaaaaatcaagATTGTCAACtgatgaaaatcaaaatcaaaataataataataataaattaagtgATAACTCTAGTAATGAACAACATCCAGTTTCACCAAGTTATCCAAGAAgacaaattaatattataaatggtggtggtggtagtgcaGGAAGAAATTCAACTTTAAATTCTGGTTCATCTTCACTATCAAAAAAACCAGTTTTATCTCGTGCCCCAATTCCATCAGTTTTCTCCTCCTCCTCTCATAATCCACCTGCAATGGTTAAATCTCCAAGTATTAAACATTTGGTCACATTCTTTGAAGTAAAATCTTctgaattaaaagataacTCAAGTACCGTTAGTGGtagtgttaataataatttaaatgttggAATTCctcaattaaaaagagaaaaatcttttaaaagtgatttttaa
- a CDS encoding CHR group protein — protein sequence MNEEVDASQTKRRRFSMVDVNYVSESENSDNYESDASDYSSDNNSDYSDSEKRRKKRVVNNNNNNTKKTTTVTNTKQSSTQSLKSNNKKSSTSSNNKKSSPIKKKKQSKKVEEDEEDEDEEDEEDDEDEFNLPNVSVEQRKKKQKQQEQESSKLLEETEKLLKQPSVIPWTSKNVLNNGTSKDDKKNVDTKLLFSFSSRQPNGNGTNGTNGITSPPSQRLASIKKPFGGEIKNDYFSKFLYTGPSTVTSVSSSLSSKPTQQPPTKPTTTTTTDTTTTATPKSPKSPSIKSLPTTTTTTTTTTPTTPKIDSSTSTPSIEDGEDDLCGIEIEEFKDKKKKVENDKITKDILGQVDKLLKKETKKVDDSDTEDDEEEEEEEVLFVNKKRKSNPLDGSSTPTKPKSKPKPKKIIIEDDSETEDEKSQIIEIDDEKEEEKQVEQVEQVEQVEQVEQEEGEEEEEEEIESEPTIERLIYACECFSKRMLEILSNAEDSTINTTTTAATTSTTTTTTIINNKKDKKNNNNGPTFSHKLVAQPKIINKVMRNYQLIGLNWMAVLYKEKINGILADEMGLGKTVQTISLLAHIKEAYNDNGPHLVVVPATILANWEREFQTWCPSLSIVRYYGNLREREELRYELKKKRPGKDFNVILTTYNLLFANNDRGFLKRFDYSFLILDEAQNIKNSDSKRYKNIFKIGAHHRLLLTGTPLQNNLYELWSLLNFLMPHIFGSVKKDNYLLNQLLEYNGDDCDSAITRMKKILSPFILRRLKSTVSKELKPKIEHVEICKLPKFQDETYKNIIERSKSQWKLRNELLLKKEKEEKEKEKQSLINSSNSSIKKKRKTSSIYKNNKIEKDEIIEIDDGGDDDGLIDLTKTNDEKDMELSIKLKSNGSGQFVLNNILMQLRKAANHPLLCKNIFYNDNQIQDIVNHLATKDKDWSDYRNDIPSLKELFDTYSDYDVFKTVCEHEDLGDKYWIPDEQFIETSTKCLKLKEILAKEIGVNKSKVLIFSQMTRVLDILEDVLDIFGYNFTRLDGSTPVNERQSIIDHFSSKETIPVFLLSTNSGGLGINLTCANVVIFYDLSFNPQVDRQAEDRAHRLGQEREVIIYKLLAENTVDINIHESANQKKKLNDNVLEEGTFNNAETKLQSKNILKILDSIFK from the coding sequence atgaatgaagAAGTAGATGCATCACAAACCAAGAGAAGAAGATTTTCAATGGTTGATGTAAATTATGTCTCTGAATCAGAGAATTCCGATAATTACGAGTCAGATGCTTCAGATTATTCAAGTGACAATAATTCAGATTATTCAGATAGtgaaaaaagaagaaaaaagagAGTagtaaacaacaacaataataatacaaaaaaaacaacaacagtaACAAATACAAAACAATCATCAACCcaatctttaaaatcaaataataaaaaatcatctacatcttcaaataataaaaaatcatcaccaattaaaaagaaaaaacaaagtaaaaaagttgaagaggatgaagaggatgaagatgaggaagatgaagaagatgatgaagatgaatttAACTTACCAAATGTTTCAGTtgaacaaagaaaaaaaaaacaaaaacaacaagaacaagaaagTAGTAAACTATTGGAAGAAAcagagaaattattaaaacaaccATCAGTTATACCTTGGACATCTAAAAAtgtattaaataatggtacatctaaagatgataaaaaaaatgttgatacaaaattattattctcaTTCTCATCAAGACAACCCAATGGTAATGGTACTAATGGTACTAATGGTATCACCTCTCCACCATCACAAAGATTagcatcaattaaaaaaccatttggtggtgaaattaaaaatgattatttttcaaaGTTTTTATATACAGGTCCTTCAACAGTTACAAGTGTTTCATCTTCTTTATCTTCAAAACCaacacaacaaccaccaacaaaaccaacaacaacaacaacaacagacACTACTACCACTGCAACACCAAAATCACCAAAATCTCCttcaataaaatcattaccaacaacaactactacaacaacaacaacaacaccaacaacaccaaaaatagattcatcaacatcaacaccatcaattGAAGATGGCGAAGATGATCTTTGTGGTATTGAAATAGAAGAGTTTAaggataaaaagaaaaaagtagaaaatgataaaattacaaaGGATATTTTAGGTCAAGTTGATAAATTACTCAAGAAAGAAACCAAGAAAGTCGATGATAGTGACACTGAAGATGacgaagaagaagaggaagaagaagttTTATTTGTAAACAAAAAGAGAAAATCGAATCCATTAGATGGTAGTAGTACACCAActaaaccaaaatcaaaaccaaaaccaaagaaaattataattgaagATGATAGTGAAACTGAAGATGAAAAATctcaaataattgaaattgatgatgaaaaagaagaagaaaaacaaGTTGAACAAGTTGAACAAGTTGAACAAGTTGAACAAGTTGAACAAGAAGAaggagaagaagaagaagaagaagaaattgaatCAGAACCAACTATTGAAAGATTAATTTATGCATGTGAATGTTTTTCAAAGAGAATGcttgaaattttatcaaatgcaGAAGATTCAACAATAAATACTACTACCACTGCCGctacaacttcaacaacaactacaacaacaataataaataataaaaaagataaaaaaaataataataatggtccAACATTTAGTCATAAATTAGTAGCACAaccaaaaattataaataaggTAATgagaaattatcaattaattggaTTAAATTGGATGGCAGTATTATATAAAGAGAAAATTAATGGTATATTAGCGGATGAAATGGGTTTAGGTAAAACGGTTCAAACCATATCATTATTAGCACATATAAAAGAGGcatataatgataatggaCCTCATTTAGTGGTGGTACCAGCAACGATTTTAGCAAATTGGGAGAGAGAATTTCAAACATGGTgtccatcattatcaatcgTTAGATACTATGGTAACCTTAGGGAGAGAGAAGAACTTAGATatgaattaaagaaaaagagaccTGGTAAAGATTTCAATGTGATCTTAACAACCtataatcttttatttgCAAATAATGATAGAGGTTTCCTAAAGAGATTTgattatagttttttaatattggatGAAGCtcaaaatataaagaatTCAGATTCAAAACGTTATAAGAATATATTCAAAATCGGAGCACATCATAGACTACTATTGACAGGTACACCATTACAAAATAATCTCTATGAACTTTggtcattattaaatttcttaATGCCACATATCTTTGGTTCAGTAAAGAAGGATAATTATCTATTGAACCAATTGTTGGAatataatggtgatgattgtGATAGTGCTATCACTAGAATGAAGAAAATCCTATCACCATTCATTTTACGTCGTTTAAAATCAACAGTCTctaaagaattaaaaccaAAGATTGAACATGttgaaatttgtaaattaccaaaatttCAAGATGAAAcctataaaaatataattgaacGTTCAAAATCTCAATGGAAATTAAGAAATgaattacttttaaaaaaagaaaaagaagaaaaagaaaaagaaaaacaatcattaattaatagtagtaatagcagtattaaaaagaaaagaaaaacttcaagtatttataaaaataataaaatagaaaaggatgaaattattgaaattgatgatggtggtgatgatgatggtttaattgatttaacaaaaacaaatgatgaaaaagataTGGAATTATCAATTAAGTTAAAATCAAATGGCTCAGGTCAAtttgtattaaataatatcttAATGCAATTGAGAAAAGCTGCAAATCATCCATTACTTTGTAAGAATATCTTTTATAATGATAATCAAATTCAAGATATTGTTAATCATTTAGCAACCAAAGATAAGGATTGGTCCGATTATAGGAATGATATACCATCATTGAAAGAGTTATTCGATACTTACTCTGATTATGATGTATTTAAAACAGTTTGTGAACATGAAGATCTAGGTGATAAATATTGGATACCAGATGAACAATTCATTGAAACCTCTACCaaatgtttaaaattaaaagaaattcttGCAAAAGAGATTGGCGTTAATAAATCAAAGGTATTAATTTTCTCACAAATGACAAGAGTTTTGGATATATTAGAGGATGTATTGGATATTTTTGGTTATAATTTCACTCGTTTAGATGGTTCAACACCAGTTAATGAACGTCAATCTATCATTGACCATTTCTCATCAAAAGAAACTATACCCGTGTTTTTACTCTCAACAAATTCTGGTGGTTTAGGTATTAATTTAACATGTGCCAATGTTGTCATCTTTTATGACCTCTCATTTAATCCTCAAGTTGATCGTCAAGCAGAAGATCGTGCTCATCGTCTTGGTCAAGAAAGAGAGGTTATCATCTATAAACTCTTGGCTGAAAATACTGTTGATATCAATATTCATGAATCtgcaaatcaaaaaaagaaattaaatgataatgtttTGGAAGAAGGTACTTTTAATAATGCTGAAACTAAATTAcaatctaaaaatattttaaaaattttagattcaatttttaaataa
- the uprt gene encoding uracil phosphoribosyltransferase, with the protein MSYPENVVVLKSNHQLKGLFTIIRNRETKREDFIFYSDRIIRLLIEEGLYCLPFHETTITTPTGCEYQGVTFASKICGVSIVRAGESMEAGLRAVCKHIKIGKILIQRDEETALPKLLYAKLPHDIANRQVLLLDPMLATGGTVTQAVEVLLERGVKEENIVFINLVASPEGIKVFTDKYPRVKVVTGEIDSHLNEKKYIIPGLGDFGNLYFGTED; encoded by the exons ATGTCATATCCAGAAAAC GTAGtagttttaaaatcaaatcatcaattaaaaggATTATTTACAATCATTAGAAATCGTGAAACTAAAAGAGAAGATTTCATTTTCTATTCAGATAGAATCATTCGTCTTTTAATTGAAGAAGGTTTATATTGTTTACCATTCCATGAAACTACCATAACTACACCAACTGGTTGTGAATATCAAGGTGTTACTTTTGCAAGTAAAATCTGTGGTGTCAGTATCGTAAGAGCTGGTGAATCAATGGAAGCTGGTTTACGTGCAGTTTGTAAAcatattaaaattggtaaaattttaattcaaagaGATGAAGAAACTGCTTTACCAAAA ttattatATGCAAAATTACCACACGATATTGCAAATAGacaagtattattattagatccAATGTTGGCAACTGGTGGTACAGTAACTCAAGCTGTTGAAGTTTTATTAGAAAGAGGTGTAAAAGAAGAGAATattgtatttattaatttagttGCATCACCAGAAGGTATTAAAGTTTTCACTGATAAATATCCAAGAGTAAAGGTTGTCACTGGAGAAATTGATTCacatttaaatgaaaagaaataCATTATTCCAGGTTTAGGTGATTTTGGAAATCTTTATTTTGGTACTGaagattaa
- the sodA gene encoding superoxide dismutase: protein MSKTAVCVIKGEKVNGVVKFTQENKDSPVTVNYDITGLEKGEHGFHVHAFGDTTNGCVSAGPHFNPFGKNHGAPSDEDRHVGDLGNIVADGESNTKGTISDKIISLFGEHTIVGRTMVVHADQDDLGKGGKPDSLTTGAAGARLGCGVIGVSQ, encoded by the exons atgtccAAAACTGCAGTTTGTGTAATTAAAGGTGAAAAAGTTAACGGTGTTGTTAAATTCACTCAAGAAAATAAAGACTCACCAGTCACTGTTAATTATGATATCACTGGTTTAGAAAAAG GTGAACACGGTTTCCACGTTCATGCTTTTGGTGATACAACCAATGGTTGTGTTAGTGCTGGTCCACATTTTAACCCATTTGGTAAAAATCATGGTGCTCCATCAGATGAAGATCGTCATGTTGGTGATTTAGGTAACATTGTTGCCGATGGTGAGTCAAATACCAAAGGTACCATCAGTGATAAAATTATCTCCCTCTTTGGTGAACACACAATCGTTGGTAGAACTATGGTTGTCCATGCTGATCAAGATGATTTAGGTAAAGGTGGTAAACCAGATTCCTTAACTACTGGTGCTGCTGGTGCTCGTCTTG gtTGTGGTGTCATTGGTGTCTCTCAATAA
- a CDS encoding ankyrin repeat-containing protein, whose product MNIKFDMFVKDSNSIDSEELLNNYLTLNVVSQELLIQNAQKPLTPLSIEIGKTRTINKNIKSKLNFIMPSFCEYYELEGNYILYFKKLKIFEDFIIYKDQSIPISNQMEIKIGKGKVLVNGKKISIKDEEIKNNFIRDLNFLSSIKNFRNQYSHGNEIEAVESISKKENSINSLVIPTFIKFLGEIIIKTKDTIKFKNLMVLSDNFNILDDVIYQVENNELNLKNSKNSVVYKSIKKSIPIYLLSKVFEHTEFYILEKNNSILNFFCKKRIEDFNENSEDKEFNSTSENDSHESSIDLKCSSEVSQIKIERFHEYVSLFSKCISKNVDINHKNDKGDTALHNTIKNLKKESGPMVAALLSCGANANIRNNKHKVPLHFAIEFGDESIIKILLAFGAKPFLEDSISFSERDPGKIYKELNKSGQVLKILYEIGVITKLFDNFSVLQHVKTFILLEILFQNSMNILKSDIFSSILNNIFNQNIVRFKLIIQNLKEPPLSKFKKIEKFDRSELGKLIGKGANGKVYELHYNFGGVEKHCAVKEIKVDKYRVGAVLKEIESTALSQSPFTVGIYGYFEDEKNNFLYIFLEYCPNGNLFDIINKEKMKSFDEFFSYAFGVVHCTHDIHSNPKGALIHRDIKASNFLVDKNNLVKIGDFGTARFDCTLNLSSLKNGAGTVCFQAPEASRGKATIQSDIYSLGVVLFELCGAIPYKNYNYFFPFGDLKYLRVASAVSNYLRPILHPVIPQPLSDLIYSMLNHNEYDRPTSFEVFQKLKKVQEDYESNKEEWNSIFNTIDMKEDQQFHHERQEKVALMIKKKYLLTRPITESLVNHYDNIVFNIDYSISLNF is encoded by the exons atg aaTATAAAGTTTGATATGTTTGTAAAAGATAGTAATAGTATTGACAgtgaagaattattaaacaattacCTTACATTAAATGTTGTTAGTCAAGAGCTACTTATCCAAAATGCCCAAAAACCTTTAACTCCTCTCTCTATTGAAATAGGTAAAACAAGAACTATTAATA aaaatattaaatcaaaattaaacttTATAATGCCATCATTTTGTGAATATTATGAATTAGAGggaaattatattttatactttaaaaaattaaaaatttttgaagatttcataatatataaagatcaatcaataccaatttcaaatcaaatggaaataaaaattggaaaGGGAAAAGTATTGGTTAATGGAAAAAAgatttcaattaaagatgaagaaataaaaaataattttattagagATTTGAATTTTCTATCATCAATAAAGAATTTCCGAAATCAATATTCTCAtggtaatgaaattgaagcAGTTGAAtctatttcaaaaaaagaaaattctaTAAACTCACTTGTCATTCCaacttttataaaatttttaggagaaataataatcaaaactAAAGACactataaaatttaaaaatttaatggttttatcagataattttaatatcttggATGATGTTATTTATCAAGTTGAAAA taatgaattaaatttaaaaaattcaaagaaCTCTGTTgtttataaatcaattaagaAATCTATTCCGATTTACCTATTATCTAAAGTATTTGAACATACAGAGTTTTATATTCTTGAAAAGAATAATagtatattaaattttttctgtaaaaaaagaattgaagatttcaatgaaaatagtgaagataaagaatttaattcaacTAGTGAAAATGATTCCCATGAAagttcaattgatttaaaatgttCATCAGAAGTAtctcaaattaaaattgaacgTTTTCATGAATatgtttcattattttccaaatgtatttctaaaaatgttgatattaaccataaaaatgataaaggtGATACTGCATTAcataatacaattaaaaatttgaagAAAGAATCTGGTCCAATGGTTGCAGCATTGTTATCATGTGGTGCTAATGCAAatattagaaataataaacataaaGTACCACTTCATTTtgcaattgaatttggtgatgaaAGTATAATCAAAATTCTATTAGCATTTGGTGCCAAACCATTTTTAGAAGATAGTATTAGTTTTTCAGAAAGAGATCCAGGTAAAATTTacaaagaattaaataaatctggTCAAGTTTTGAAGATTCTATATGAAATTGGTGTGATcacaaaattatttgataactTTTCCGTGTTACAACATgttaaaacatttattttattagagatattatttcaaaactctatgaatattttaaaatcagatatattttcttcaattttaaataatattttcaatcaaAACATTGtaagatttaaattaattattcaaaatttaaaagaaccacctttatcaaaatttaaaaaaattgaaaaatttgatAGAAGTGAATTGGGaaaattaattggtaaagGAGCAAATGGTAAAGTTTATGAATTACATTATAATTTTGGTGGGGTAGAAAAACATTGTGCtgttaaagaaattaaagttGATAAATATAGAGTAGGTGcagttttaaaagaaattgaatcaaCAGCACTATCACAATCTCCATTCACTGTTGGTATCTATGGATATtttgaagatgaaaaaaataattttctttatattttcCTTGAATATTGTCCCAATGGTAATCTTTTCGATATTATAAACAAGGAAAAGATGAAATCATTCGACGAATTCTTTTCATATGCTTTTGGTGTTGTTCATTGTACACATGACATCCATTCAAATCCTAAAGGTGCTTTAATTCATAGAGATATCAAGGCTTCCAATTTTTTggttgataaaaataatttggttaaaattggtgattttGGAACTGCTCGTTTCGATTGTACCTTAAATCTTAgttctttaaaaaatggtgCTGGTACAGTATGTTTTCAAGCTCCGGAAGCTTCAAGGGGTAAAGCAACAATCCAATCTGATATTTACTCCCTTGGtgttgtattatttgaattatgtGGTGCCATACCAtataaaaactataattacttttttccatttggtgatttaaaatatttgagaGTCGCTTCAGCCGTTTCAAATTACCTTAGACCAATTTTACATCCAGTTATACCTCAACCACTTtcagatttaatttattcaatgCTAAATCATAACGAATATGATCGTCCAACATCTTTTGAAGTTTttcaaaaactaaaaaaagtGCAAGAAGATTATGAATCTAATAAAGAAGAATggaattcaatatttaatacaATTGATATGAAAGAAGATCAACAATTTCATCATGAAAGACAAGAAAAGGTAGCTttgatgattaaaaaaaaatacctttTAACTAGACCAATAACAGAATCATTGGTAAATCATTATGATAATATtgtatttaatattgattattcaattagtttaaatttttaa